One window from the genome of Crassostrea angulata isolate pt1a10 chromosome 2, ASM2561291v2, whole genome shotgun sequence encodes:
- the LOC128172643 gene encoding uncharacterized protein LOC128172643 → MKAKVAVNVISLFINVTSAVNVNYLLLVILPTVKCVRNVIMSQSSVLSSASTIPPSIIDQDDNDFNDELSHVNDLFFGNVELNVGAECSAVTSGSDESDCDSEDVCNDLNNNDDNDFEISDSDKREAQCVHDFYENTCGCSRLYGKPCSSIVDRNVLNDYRNVCLETDKSELDMLIKVQLFHHRNNSSETSAKKHKTKERERVRQVYHFSGIQVCRETFAFAHGISRKTIDSIARFLDQDGFGARVHGNKGKSPTHALTMEDVKRVKQFLLSYANKYGLPLPGRLPNFRNEKTILLPSDKTKAEVHQEYLTLADEMSLRKICLSQFKTVWLEQCPHILIMKPATDLCHTCQSFLSTLSCSGNLNEDEKEDILSKYQEHVGHVKEQRNHYRDQCAAAKSTFVQLTPEQKIRGTQIFYLVDEAQHSNKGANTVTSMLHHHFMYHGLGETDVKLHMDNCSRQNKNNTVIGYGMWRVMTGLHESVEFSMMEAGHTKFNPDWHFGLWNVKWRHSNVETLAEIAASVLKSSRNGHNVPQLVDDPVAPLFFYDWATFFKRIFKPIPS, encoded by the exons ATGAAAGCGAAAGTAGCTGTTAATGTTATCTCCCTTTTCATAAACGTAACTTCCGCTGTCAATGTAAACTATCTTCTGCTCGTTATTTTGCCCACCGTGAAATGTGTTCGTAATGTCATCATGAGTCAAAGCAGCGTGTTGTCGAGTGCCAGTACGATCCCCCCGTCAATTATAGACCAGGACGACAACGATTTTAACGACGAACTGTCGCATGTGAATGATTTGTTTTTCGGAAATGTGGAATTAAATGTCGGCGCCGAGTGCTCAGCGGTAACTAGTGGTTCTGATGAAAGTGACTGTGATAGTGAAGATGTGTGTAATGATCTGAATAACAACGATGataatgactttgaaatttctgaTTCTGACAAAAGAGAGGCGCAGTGTGTgcatgatttttatgaaaacactTGTGGATGCAGCAGACTCTATGGTAAGCCATGTAGCTCCATTGTTGACAGAAATGTGCTCAATGATTACAGAAACGTGTGTTTAGAGACAGACAAATCTGAACTAGATATGCTGATAAAGGTGCAGCTCTTCCATCATAGAAATAATTCTTCAGAAACATCTGCCAAGAAACACAAGACAAAGGAAAGAGAAAGGGTGAGACAAGTTTATCATTTTAGTGGAATCCAGGTGTGTAGAGAGACATTTGCTTTCGCCCATGGGATAAGTAGGAAAACCATTGATTCCATTGCTAGATTCCTTGATCAAGATGGGTTTGGTGCTAGAGTTCATGGCAACAAAGGTAAATCCCCTACACATGCCTTAACAATGGAGGATGTGAAGAGAGTCAAACAGTTTCTTCTCAGTTATGCCAACAAATATGGACTTCCCCTACCTGGCAGGCTACCAAATTTCAGAAATGAGAAAACTATTTTACTGCCCTCTGACAAAACCAAAGCAGAAGTTCACCAGGAATATTTGACACTTGCTGATGAGATGTCATTGAGAAAGATATGCTTATCTCAATTCAAAACAGTATGGCTTGAGCAGTgccctcatattttgatcaTGAAGCCTGCCACAGACCTCTGTCACACCTGCCAGTCCTTTTTGTCAACTCTTTCATGCAGCGGCAATTTGAACGAAGATGAAAAAGAGGATATTCTATCAAAATATCAAGAGCATGTTGGACATGTCAAAGAACAGAGGAACCATTACAGGGATCAGTGTGCTGCGGCCAAATCAACATTTGTCCAACTCACCCCAGAGCAAAAAATAAGAG GCACCCAGATATTTTATCTTGTGGATGAAGCTCAGCACTCAAATAAAGGCGCAAACACTGTGACCAGTATGCTGCATCACCATTTCATGTACCATGGTCTTGGTGAAACAGATGTCAAGCTTCACATGGATAATTGCAGCAGGCAAAACAAGAATAACACAGTCATCGG ATATGGTATGTGGAGAGTAATGACTGGTCTCCATGAGTCAGTGGAATTTTCAATGATGGAAGCTGGCCACACCAAGTTTAACCCAGATTGGCATTTTGGGTTATGGAATGTTAAATGGAGGCACTCGAATGTTGAAACCTTAGCGGAGATTGCTGCCAGCGTTTTGAAATCCTCCAGGAATGGCCACAATGTCCCGCAGTTGGTGGATGATCCTGTTGCTCCTCTCTTCTTTTATGACTGGGCAACCTTCTTCAAGAGGATCTTTAAACCAATACCCAGTTAA
- the LOC128174730 gene encoding uncharacterized protein LOC128174730: protein MDGEISDSSSNITTDDERPIRGRVSNRRRGRGRARGRARGGRCRGRRPVQDFGQPVRAEVALAERDRQMQERIEGLSLDSMRIAILNAYYQQPSFIFRVLEATNHPSNPVNPPSSPIPPSPQDIPSWCRCTHCREMPSEVEKRCCNQIPRNCHSRLLDFQNVVLDPLVLEVAMRYRNDMLAKPQDLDYSRCHRHTAYRQYILWIHGYLGVGNRQVIPSCCVWAIRDRYPDPSGQYVGFVQGRFG, encoded by the exons ATGGACGGCGAG ATTTCAGATAGTAGCAGCAATATTACAACAGATGACGAGAGACCGATTCGCGGTAGGGTTAGCAATAGGAGACGGGGGAGAGGAAGGGCAAGAGGAAGGGCTAGAGGTGGCAGATGTCGAGGTAGAAGACCAGTACAAGACTTTGGTCAACCGGTCAGAGCAGAAGTTGCTCTAGCCGAAAGAGATCGACAGATGCAG GAAAGGATAGAAGGCCTATCTTTGGATAGTATGAGGATTGCCATTTTAAATGCCTACTACCAACAACCTAGTTTTATTTTCCGAGTTTTAGAGGCAACAAACCATCCATCTAATCCGGTTAATCCTCCATCAAGTCCAATTCCGCCTTCCCCACAAGACATACCATCTTGGTGTCGCTGTACTCACTGTAGGGAAATGCCAAGTGAAGTGGAAAAAAGGTGTTGTAACCAGATTCCACGGAATTGTCACTCAAGATTACTT gATTTTCAAAACGTTGTGTTGGACCCCTTGGTTTTGGAGGTGGCGATGAGGTATAGAAATGACATGTTGGCCAAACCTCAGGACCTTGATTACAGTAGGTGCCACAGACATACAGCATATCGACAATATATTCTGTGGATACATGGGTACCTTGGTGTTGGAAACAGACAAGTGATACCAAGCTGCTGCGTTTGGGCAATCCGAGACAGATACCCAGACCCCTCAGGACAATATGTGGGATTTGTTCAAGGACGATTTggttaa
- the LOC128172805 gene encoding uncharacterized protein LOC128172805 — protein sequence MSDTTGLKRGRKPTLTDSGRKRRRTEINAKNNKNRIYIGNQYDRWMEVKCALRLQSNAEVAKILLDKFEQPTSPAPTHEISGKTSNNLITSTPGPMKSTIMIKPLHLSGVSEISSSESELGRNSVDETHMSGIEEICKKGESLVENTQSSFINPFDLTISEGNHESEDDDNYSDADYEPSFDLTFRQDHGIPSESEDEEIEEEQDHFHEQDDDACIDKITCETEVNTFLEDRPFISYQSSIYNLAKTHIPPFCTVKGCSMPVAIRTEVISSALYLKWVCQSDHLVHKWCSQPILNRRLHSGDLVFAAGILLSGNNYQKISDFAKFIKLPILCNSSYLKIQRTYLVPSIDSFWAQSQDIVLQEFQDKEIVILGDGRMDSPGHCVQFCSYTFMEYETKKILSIVTMDKRMTDKKSTVLEKACFLKGLRELLAKNLKVVEVVTDAHPQIESLMKKDFSNIKHSFDIWHGAKNLGKKIVKVAQEQNTNRPLLEWSSDVVNHFWHCADISKTTEEFVGIWYGILHHTVNEHQWMISYGDNVPNECQHGPLSSERDKGWLKGATPPHDALIKIVMDKHLLRKIPYYLHCRSTAELENFHDVILKYASKRHSYGPLTYNARNELAAIDHNAHCEREVVVNKDGSKRLQRYYSKKGGRWTVNEVKAQKKYPYISDLLRQILMKRLSDDIGMNRNVILEASDPRRLSATIAPIPPPPTQDLMAEKISRFNREDPDKTIDYDWQCS from the exons ATGTCGGACACTACAGGTTTGAAGCGAGGGAGAAAGCCGACTTTGACTGATTCGGGAAGAAAAAGACGACGGACggaaataaatgcaaaaaataataagaacagAATTTACATCGGTAACCAGTACGATCGCTGGATGGAAGTAAAGTGTGCGCTTCGTCTTCAATCTAACGCTGAAGTGGCAAAGATACTGCTTGATAA GTTTGAACAACCAACCAGCCCTGCACCTACTCATGAAATTTCTGGGAAGACTTCCAACAACTTGATAACATCAACCCCTGGGCCAATGAAATCTACAATAATGATTAAGCCTCTCCATTTATCTGGTGTGTCTGAAATATCGTCATCAGAAAGCGAACTTGGAAGAAACTCTGT ggATGAGACCCATATGTCTGGGATAGaggaaatatgtaaaaaaggaGAGTCTTTGGTGGAAAATACACAAAGCAGCTTTATAAACCCATTTGA CCTTACCATTTCTGAGGGTAATCATGAATCAGAAGATGACGATAATTATTCTGATGCAGACTACGAGCCAAGTTTTGATTTGACTTTTAG ACAAGATCATGGTATTCCGTCAGAGTCAGAAGATGAAGAAATTGAAGAGGAACAAGACCATTTCCATGAACAGGATGATGATGCATGCATTGATAAAATAACATGCGAGACCGAAGTCAATACTTTCTTGGAAGACAGACCATTCATATCATACCAAAGTTCAATCTATAACTTGGCTAAAACTCACATACCCCCTTTTTGCACTGTAAAGGGATGTTCAATGCCAGTGGCAATTAGAACAGAAGTGATTTCCTCagctttatatttaaaatgg GTTTGCCAAAGTGATCATCTTGTCCATAAGTGGTGTTCACAGCCCATCTTAAATAGAAGATTACACAGTGGTGACTTGGTATTTGCCGCAGGTATCTTGCTGTCGGGTAACAATTACCAAAAAATTTCCGACTTCGCCAAGTTTATCAAATTGCctattttatgcaattcatcaTACCTAAAAATACAGAGGACATACCTTGTGCCATCAATTGATAGTTTTTGGGCTCAATCCCAGGACATTGTTTTACAAGAGTTCCAAGATAAAGAAATAGTAATATTGG GTGACGGTAGAATGGACAGCCCTGGCCATTGTGTGCAGTTCTGCTCATACACATTTATGGAGtatgaaacaaagaaaatattgtcaatagTTACCATGGATAAGAGGATGACAGATAAGAAGAGCACTGTTCTTGAGAAAGCCTGCTTTTTGAAAGGATTAAGAGAATTGCTTGCCAAAAATCTGAAAGTGGTGGAGGTTGTTACTGATGCTCACCCACAAATCGAATCACTGATGA aaaaagatttcaGTAACATAAAGCATTCCTTCGATATATGGCATGGGGCGAAAAACCTTGGGAAAAAGATTGTGAAG GTTGCCCAAGAACAGAATACAAACAGACCTCTACTCGAATGGTCCAGTGATGTAGTTAATCATTTTTGGCATTGTGCTGATATATCTAAAACTACGGAAGAGTTTGTG ggaaTATGGTATGGGATCTTGCACCATACTGTTAATGAGCATCAATGGATGATTTCTTATGGTGACAATGTACCAAATGAATGCCAACATGGACCACTGTCATCTGAACGTGACAAGGGATGGCTCAAGGGTGCGACTCCTCCTCATGACGCATTGATAAAGATAGTGATGGACAAACACTTACTTCGGAAAATACCCTACTATCTCCATTGCAG GAGCACAGCCGAATTGGAGAACTTCCATGACGTCATATTGAAATATGCCTCTAAGCGCCACTCTTATGGTCCACTAACATACAATGCCAGAAATGAGTTAGCAGCAATTGACCATAATGCACACTGCGAAAGGGAAGTTGTGGTGAATAAAGATGGGAGTAAACG acTTCAAAGGTACTACAGCAAAAAGGGAGGAAGATGGACTGTGAATGAGGTTAAGGCACAAAAAAAGTATCCTTATATTTCGGATTTACTGAGACAAATTCTAATGAAAAGGCTTTCTGATGATATTGGCATGAACAGGAATGTGATCTTAGAAGCATCTGATCCTAGGAGACTATCAGCAACCATTGCTCCTATACCTCCTCCTCCAACGCAAGATCTGATGGCTGAGAAGATCTCTAGATTTAACAGGGAAGACCCGGACAAGACAATAGACTATGATTGGCAATGTAGTTAA